A genomic stretch from Schaalia odontolytica includes:
- a CDS encoding PP2C family protein-serine/threonine phosphatase codes for MSLEEHAERPAVRWGASTDIGPVRSENEDSWLAVPPVFAVADGMGGHLGGAQASSKAVITLREFLSPQRLGNRPVDLVDLSVAIDAAATAVASLASVDNPMSAPGTTLSGLMVLRTAEGPYWLSFNVGDSRAYVVGGGGIRQLTHDHSALQEARDLAATSGAPRVIPPANVVTKALGAGQVGSVKADYTIMPLEEGDRAVICTDGVHGVLSDSRIHAVVADGDGPQGTADRLVRASLEAGTRDNATAVVVYAGTRSRVTLTMNVMNRMIQPVRPASIETARRVPRREGSN; via the coding sequence ATGTCTCTAGAAGAACATGCGGAACGGCCCGCAGTTCGATGGGGCGCGTCGACCGACATCGGTCCGGTCCGCTCTGAGAACGAGGATTCCTGGCTGGCGGTTCCCCCCGTCTTCGCTGTCGCGGATGGGATGGGTGGGCACCTGGGTGGCGCCCAGGCCTCGTCGAAGGCTGTCATTACGCTGCGGGAGTTCCTGAGCCCACAGCGCCTCGGGAATCGTCCCGTTGACCTGGTGGATCTGTCTGTTGCGATCGACGCTGCGGCCACGGCGGTCGCGTCGTTGGCGTCGGTCGATAATCCGATGAGTGCGCCCGGCACGACGCTGTCGGGCCTTATGGTGCTGCGTACCGCCGAAGGGCCGTACTGGCTGTCATTTAACGTGGGTGACTCCCGTGCCTATGTTGTGGGTGGTGGGGGCATTCGCCAGCTCACCCACGACCACTCCGCGCTGCAGGAGGCGCGTGACCTTGCTGCTACCTCGGGAGCCCCCCGTGTGATCCCTCCCGCAAATGTGGTGACAAAGGCGCTCGGTGCCGGCCAGGTCGGGAGTGTGAAAGCGGACTATACAATCATGCCGTTGGAAGAGGGTGATCGGGCCGTGATCTGCACGGATGGCGTGCACGGTGTCCTGAGTGATTCGCGGATTCATGCGGTTGTTGCGGACGGCGATGGTCCGCAGGGCACGGCCGACAGACTTGTTCGAGCGTCGCTGGAGGCGGGGACTCGGGATAATGCGACCGCGGTTGTAGTTTACGCAGGAACCAGATCGCGAGTAACATTGACAATGAATGTCATGAATCGGATGATTCAACCAGTACGTCCGGCGTCGATTGAGACCGCTCGCCGGGTTCCTCGTAGAGAAGGCAGTAACTGA
- a CDS encoding FHA domain-containing protein: MLQIGRFLCRGQGAMLVTGPLGAALAPLDFADSAADVVWGRADTQAWLSHVQAEKGDVLLLDCAGEQPYLTVLGNIQLRMRAAGQITEQVWTDPIWAWPFNPGEWQTFEATIVDGDEVTWMVPAADRVEAGEIRIGRALDEVEALASMPVDTMGFLINPDISDRERRARREAREELPEPSVYSASVDLAAVEAQFLAATRNGPVSLCPSSRNSDDEAAPEAPEVSDERVGEESREEVPSKDAEQPSGELYVVADAEEPPVDTAESAERAGGFGESGAPASSEPAPEEVVESPAIPEAMSAEGLAGLGAETDTEATILRLTPANSGPAAPVAFLIHGGTVPVEVSRDVVIGRDPDARALTGRPVATVLRVPSPETEISRSHCAVMMTMPGSWALMDLGSANGTVLRHADGSFQDVTPMVTIALNDGDLIDVGEGTTIEFRVR, from the coding sequence ATGCTTCAGATTGGACGCTTCCTGTGTCGCGGGCAGGGTGCGATGCTCGTCACGGGTCCCCTCGGTGCGGCGCTGGCTCCGCTCGACTTTGCGGACTCCGCCGCCGATGTGGTGTGGGGACGCGCCGACACCCAGGCGTGGCTGTCCCATGTCCAGGCTGAAAAGGGTGACGTCCTGCTGCTGGACTGCGCGGGCGAGCAGCCCTACCTGACTGTGCTGGGCAACATTCAGCTGCGCATGCGTGCCGCCGGCCAGATCACCGAGCAGGTGTGGACCGACCCGATCTGGGCGTGGCCCTTTAACCCCGGTGAGTGGCAGACCTTTGAGGCCACCATCGTCGACGGCGACGAGGTCACGTGGATGGTGCCCGCCGCCGATCGCGTCGAAGCTGGTGAGATCCGTATCGGACGCGCGCTCGACGAGGTCGAGGCCCTTGCCTCGATGCCCGTCGACACGATGGGCTTCCTGATCAATCCCGACATTTCGGACCGTGAGCGCCGTGCCCGCCGCGAGGCTCGCGAGGAGCTGCCCGAACCTTCCGTGTACTCGGCTTCCGTCGATCTGGCCGCTGTTGAGGCCCAGTTCCTCGCCGCGACCAGGAATGGTCCCGTGTCGCTGTGTCCCTCGTCGCGCAACTCCGACGACGAGGCAGCTCCCGAGGCTCCCGAGGTCTCGGACGAGCGGGTCGGGGAGGAATCCCGCGAGGAGGTGCCCTCGAAGGATGCTGAGCAGCCCTCCGGCGAGCTCTACGTCGTCGCTGATGCCGAGGAGCCGCCGGTCGACACCGCTGAGTCCGCCGAGCGTGCGGGAGGTTTCGGCGAGTCGGGTGCCCCGGCCTCGTCTGAGCCGGCCCCCGAGGAAGTCGTCGAGTCTCCCGCCATCCCTGAGGCCATGAGCGCCGAGGGGCTCGCTGGCCTGGGTGCCGAGACCGACACGGAGGCGACGATCCTGCGTCTCACCCCCGCGAACTCGGGTCCCGCTGCGCCTGTCGCATTCCTCATTCACGGTGGCACTGTTCCCGTTGAGGTCTCCCGCGACGTCGTCATCGGTCGTGACCCCGATGCTCGCGCGCTGACCGGGCGTCCCGTCGCCACGGTTCTGCGGGTACCCAGCCCAGAGACCGAGATTTCCCGCTCGCACTGCGCCGTCATGATGACGATGCCCGGCTCCTGGGCCCTTATGGACCTGGGCAGCGCGAATGGCACCGTCCTGCGTCACGCCGATGGCTCGTTCCAGGACGTCACTCCCATGGTGACGATCGCCCTGAACGATGGCGACCTCATCGACGTGGGCGAGGGAACCACGATCGAGTTCCGCGTGCGCTGA
- the ppdK gene encoding pyruvate, phosphate dikinase, whose amino-acid sequence MVKYVYDFSEGDKSMKDLLGGKGANLAEMTKLGLPVPPGFTITTEACRAYLKESTVPESLATEVTTALRGVEDQMGRHLGDPTDPLLVSVRSGAKFSMPGMMETVLNIGLNDESVLGLAAVSGNERFAWDSYRRLIQMFGKTVLDIDGDLFSDALDNLKAERGVNGDTELTAEDLKGLVVTFKGIVKEQTGNDFPQDPRTQMDMGIEAVFRSWNTERARIYRRRERIPHDLGTAVNICTMVFGNMGENSGTGVCFTRDPSSGHSGVYGDYLENAQGEDVVAGIRNTLPLSALKEINKPVYDELRGIMRKLETHYRDMCDIEFTVERGKLWMLQTRVGKRTAAAAFRIATQLLGEKLITRDEALGRVTGDQLTQLMFPQFDAKAEKELIARGMAASPGAAVGKIAFNNAQAVEAAEKGIKTVLVRRETNPDDLPGMVAAEGVLTARGGKTSHAAVVARGMGKTCVCGAEALVIDAAAGTVTIGDLVLTADDTIAIDGQTGEIFRGEVAVTDSPVTTYLADGLEAGIAAAGEDQGTRELVEAVDKLLAHADKVRRLSVRANADTPLDSKRAIDFGAEGIGLCRTEHMFLGERRPLVERAILSAPESDERQAAFNELEKLQKQDFLAMLEVMDGKAMTVRLIDPPLHEFMPALIELETKVAVGKATGTLDPADEAMLVEVRRMHEENPMLGLRGVRLGIYLPGLFALQMRALCEAAAELVARGLNPRPEIMVPLVGSVRELQLVREEGEGIIASVAAAHGVDLSGVSIGAMIELPRAAMTAEDLAEEADFFSFGTNDLTQTVWGFSRDDVEGVFFPQYIEAGIFGVSPFESIDVHGVGTLVSEGVRRARSTKPNIKLGVCGEHGGDPASIHFFHNVGVDYVSCSPFRVPVARLEAGRAAVEDHVDMTA is encoded by the coding sequence ATGGTCAAGTACGTATACGACTTCTCCGAGGGCGACAAGTCCATGAAGGACCTCCTTGGAGGAAAGGGAGCCAATCTCGCCGAGATGACGAAGCTCGGCCTGCCCGTTCCCCCCGGTTTCACGATCACCACCGAGGCGTGCCGAGCATACCTCAAGGAGTCGACGGTTCCGGAGTCGCTTGCCACCGAGGTCACCACCGCCCTGCGCGGCGTCGAGGACCAGATGGGCCGTCACCTGGGAGATCCTACCGACCCGCTCCTTGTCTCCGTGCGAAGCGGCGCGAAGTTCTCCATGCCCGGCATGATGGAAACCGTTTTGAACATCGGCCTCAACGATGAATCCGTTCTCGGCCTCGCGGCCGTTAGCGGTAACGAACGCTTCGCGTGGGACTCCTACCGCCGCCTCATCCAGATGTTCGGCAAGACCGTCCTCGATATCGATGGCGACCTCTTCTCCGACGCCCTTGACAACCTCAAGGCTGAGCGCGGCGTCAACGGCGATACCGAGCTGACCGCCGAGGACCTCAAGGGCCTCGTCGTGACGTTCAAGGGCATCGTCAAGGAACAGACCGGCAACGACTTCCCGCAGGACCCGCGCACCCAGATGGACATGGGTATCGAGGCCGTATTCCGTTCCTGGAACACCGAGCGCGCCCGCATCTACCGCCGTCGTGAGCGCATCCCCCACGACCTGGGCACCGCCGTCAACATCTGCACCATGGTGTTCGGCAACATGGGCGAAAACTCCGGCACCGGCGTGTGCTTCACCCGCGACCCCTCTTCCGGACACTCCGGCGTCTACGGTGACTACCTGGAGAACGCGCAGGGCGAGGACGTCGTCGCGGGTATCCGCAACACCCTGCCCCTGTCCGCCCTGAAGGAAATCAACAAGCCCGTCTACGACGAGCTGCGTGGCATTATGCGCAAGCTGGAGACCCACTACCGCGACATGTGTGACATCGAGTTCACCGTCGAGCGCGGCAAGCTGTGGATGCTCCAGACACGCGTCGGCAAGCGAACCGCCGCCGCCGCTTTCCGGATTGCCACCCAGCTCCTGGGCGAGAAGCTCATCACCCGCGACGAGGCCCTGGGCCGCGTCACGGGCGACCAGCTCACCCAGCTGATGTTCCCGCAGTTCGATGCCAAGGCCGAGAAGGAGCTCATCGCTCGCGGCATGGCCGCCTCCCCGGGTGCCGCCGTCGGCAAGATCGCCTTCAACAACGCCCAGGCCGTCGAGGCCGCCGAGAAGGGCATCAAGACCGTCCTTGTGCGTCGCGAGACCAACCCCGATGACCTGCCCGGCATGGTCGCGGCCGAAGGTGTCCTCACCGCTCGCGGTGGTAAAACCTCGCACGCCGCCGTCGTCGCCCGCGGCATGGGCAAGACCTGCGTGTGCGGTGCCGAAGCTCTCGTCATCGACGCGGCCGCCGGCACCGTCACCATCGGCGACCTCGTGCTGACCGCCGACGACACCATCGCCATCGACGGCCAGACCGGCGAGATCTTCCGCGGCGAGGTCGCGGTCACCGACTCGCCCGTCACCACCTACCTGGCAGATGGCCTCGAGGCCGGTATCGCCGCCGCCGGCGAAGACCAGGGCACCCGCGAGCTCGTCGAAGCCGTCGACAAGCTCCTCGCCCACGCTGACAAGGTTCGCCGCCTGAGCGTGCGCGCCAATGCCGACACCCCCCTCGACTCCAAGCGCGCCATCGACTTCGGCGCAGAGGGCATCGGCCTGTGCCGCACCGAGCACATGTTCCTGGGCGAGCGCCGCCCGCTCGTTGAGCGCGCGATCCTCTCCGCCCCCGAGTCGGACGAGCGTCAGGCGGCGTTCAACGAGCTCGAGAAGCTCCAGAAGCAGGACTTCCTCGCGATGCTCGAGGTCATGGACGGCAAGGCCATGACCGTGCGCCTCATCGACCCGCCGCTCCACGAGTTCATGCCCGCCCTCATCGAGCTCGAGACGAAGGTCGCCGTCGGCAAGGCCACCGGCACCCTCGACCCCGCCGACGAGGCCATGCTCGTCGAGGTGCGTCGCATGCACGAAGAGAACCCCATGCTGGGCCTGCGCGGCGTGCGTCTGGGCATCTACCTGCCCGGCCTGTTCGCCCTGCAGATGCGCGCCCTGTGCGAGGCGGCCGCCGAGCTCGTGGCCCGCGGACTCAACCCGCGTCCCGAGATCATGGTCCCGCTCGTCGGTTCCGTGCGTGAGCTCCAGCTCGTGCGTGAGGAAGGCGAAGGCATTATCGCCTCCGTCGCCGCCGCCCACGGAGTGGACCTGTCCGGCGTCTCCATCGGCGCCATGATCGAGCTGCCGCGCGCCGCCATGACGGCCGAGGACCTGGCCGAGGAAGCCGACTTCTTCTCCTTTGGCACCAACGACCTGACGCAGACCGTGTGGGGCTTCTCGCGCGACGACGTCGAGGGAGTGTTCTTCCCGCAGTACATCGAGGCCGGTATCTTCGGCGTGTCCCCCTTCGAGTCCATCGACGTCCATGGCGTGGGCACCCTGGTCTCTGAGGGCGTGCGCCGCGCCCGCTCCACCAAGCCGAACATCAAGCTCGGAGTGTGTGGCGAGCACGGTGGCGACCCGGCCTCGATCCACTTCTTCCACAACGTGGGTGTCGACTACGTGTCCTGCTCCCCGTTCCGCGTCCCGGTCGCCCGCCTGGAGGCCGGCCGCGCCGCGGTCGAGGATCACGTGGACATGACCGCCTGA